The genomic stretch gaaaataaatacatttatacacttgtttacattttatttgatacAATGTATTTTAGTTTGCACATTAATTGCAGCAATTTGATATTCTTAGGACGGAACGCCAACATCTAAGACATTTGAACATGTCACCAGTGAGATTGGAGCTGAGGAAGCAGAAGAAGTGGGAGTAGAGCACCTTCTCAGGTAGTGGACTTGTAACATTGAATTAAATTGTCGATGAATTGCATCTTAAAGCAATTAACtacactacttggctgcaaccagcagatgTGTCGTTGCAGTGTAAACTATTTGCTAAATGCTGTCTGCAGAGATATCAAGGACACCACGGTGGGCACACTGTCGCAGCGCATCACGAACCAGGTTCACGGTTTGAAGGGGCTCAACTCCAAGCTGTTGGACATCCGCTCGTACCTTGAGAGAGTGGCAGCGGGGAAACTTCCCATCAACCATCAGATCATCTACCAGCTGCAGGACGTCTTCAACCTACTGCCGGATGTCAATCTCCTGGTACGCGCTTActctttaatattatttaattatttatcatAAAATGTTAGCTTTCACCTTTAAATGTAGTTTAACATTGCAGCCACCTGAAGGCACACTGAGTAAGGAAAGAAAAGTGCTTTTAATAAACCATACTgggtctgtagctttaatgctaatgagctgtgtttgtccacaatTGTATCCTCGGgcgtgtgtggctccaagaagcgctattgtgtactttatccactttttacacatccactgtaactctgcacttgtccaacataataaatgccatatatcacatacagcaaCTCCATTAATGTGGGAGCTAAACAGgatgacacaaacattagctGCGCTAGCACAGTTATGTGAACAATGTTAACATTCCACTCGCatattaacagcaacatcatggtTATCCTCAACCTGGATCTCTCTACTGACCAGCAGGGGGCAATGTTTCTGTATGCAGAAGTCAATGAAACAATGACACTACTGTTTATCCTCATAAAGTCTACCAAATGTAGAGAGAGGCGTTAAACCCGAGCTTTCACGTCATGTCCTCTCTAGTCTTTCTCGTCCTTCACTGCATGTGACAGTTGTGGAATTGTCCTTGCAGGAGTTCACCAAAGCGTTCTACCTTAAGACCAACGACCAGATGCTGGTGGTCTACCTGGCGTCACTCATACGCTCAGTGGTAGCGCTGCACAACCTGATCAACAACAAGATATCCAACCGGGATGCAGAGAAGAAAGAAGGCCAGGACAAGGAGGAAGGCaagaaggaaaagaaagacGACAAGGAGAAGAAAGAGGAGAAAGACAAAGAGAAGGACAAAACAGACGCCGGTGCCAAGAAAgacgagaaaaagaaaaaatgattttgtCGTAGGTCAAATATCACCTCACTTTGTCTCCACGTGGATCGTACTGCAGCCTCTGAATGTGGGTCTCAGGCGGCTATAAGTAGGAGTCTATATGGGGAACGGTGTCAACTGAGATACATACAAGCAGCACTCGTATAAAGACTGTTGTGGGCTTCTTTCATGTTTTGACATCCGAGAACATCTGTTTTCATAGTTCCCATACTTTTCATGCTGTGGTGCAGCCGATATTGCTGTTTTGTAAGATGCTTTATTAAATTGGAACCATATTAACAGTTGCTGAATTATTCTTTTTAGTTATCACActtctgtgtttttcttcaatTCTTGGAAACAAGTAAGTAGATGCAGGGTGTGAACTTTATAAATCAACGCCTTTTTCTTAACCTTCCATTGTGACATTTGCTTCTTATTTTTGTTACCCTTTTCATTCaggtaaatattagaaacacctaccaatataataaatgtttgatGCATGTTGTACTGGTCTAGTGGTTGGCACATGTGCTTCACTGTCAGGAGATCCGGTTTGGGACATCTgtgcgtggagtttgcaagttctccccgtgcttgtgtgggttctcTCAAGTATTCAGTCATCCTCCCACGtcaaatgcatttcatttgagactagattgtccataggtgtgattgtgaatgattgtgtcctgcgattggcgaccagttcaggctGTACCGCACCTCTCACCGAAACAATTAATAGACTCCAGATCACcaatgaccctaatgaggccaATCGATATAGAACGTAGATGGATTGTGGAGAGGTTCCTAATATTATGGACTGCTTTTTTTATCCGAGTTAATGCAAGCTGCTGTCATGACTTTGGGAGCGTAAATAAAGTAGCCATTACTCAAGTTATATGATAATTTGAtacaatcaataaaataataaaatgttttatgttttttgggtAGATGGTGCATACAAATGACCACAAGAGACATGCTAAACGTATGACGACGATATAAAGGCAACGAGAGAGCATTTGgccgttacttttttctttttttttttactgcgtcATCTGCAGCCTCTCCTTTAAAACACTTCACAGCACAGAAACTGTGCCGACCGAGTCCTCTCTTGTGTCCAGACACTTCAGTCGAACCTCTGCTTATGTCGTCCAAATCAGATTATTATTAGGCAGGAAAAGTGGATCCTGACGTAACCGGTTTATAAATCCCGCCGGAGGAGCGacacctccaccaccaccatcgcTCCCTCTGTCTACTCCATCCTGACAACGACGGAGGCGTCCCCACCGACAACAGAGCATGGCTCCTCGGTTCAATTTCTGAGACGGACCGGACACTGACATGGCGTCGTACCTGGAGGTGAGGACGCGTT from Dunckerocampus dactyliophorus isolate RoL2022-P2 chromosome 5, RoL_Ddac_1.1, whole genome shotgun sequence encodes the following:
- the psmd7 gene encoding 26S proteasome non-ATPase regulatory subunit 7, which translates into the protein MPELAVENVVVHPLVLLSVVDHFNRIGKVGNQKRVVGVLLGSWQKKVLDVSNSFAVPFDEDDRDDSVWFLDHDYLENMYGMFKKVNARERIVGWYHTGPKLHKNDIAINELIKQYCTNSVLVIIDVKPKDLGLPTEAYISVEEIHDDGTPTSKTFEHVTSEIGAEEAEEVGVEHLLRDIKDTTVGTLSQRITNQVHGLKGLNSKLLDIRSYLERVAAGKLPINHQIIYQLQDVFNLLPDVNLLEFTKAFYLKTNDQMLVVYLASLIRSVVALHNLINNKISNRDAEKKEGQDKEEGKKEKKDDKEKKEEKDKEKDKTDAGAKKDEKKKK